The Leptospira andrefontaineae genome has a segment encoding these proteins:
- a CDS encoding NAD(P)/FAD-dependent oxidoreductase, whose amino-acid sequence MTQELELRLLPEIAEQSDRLTEYISKSKKISLSDITHIEVLNHSIDARQKTVFVNLKVRVYINEEFVAEQVHLPDFPDVKNSKEVIVIGAGPAGLFSALELIQSGLKPIVLERGKDVKSRPKDLQNINAHHIVDEDSNYCFGEGGAGTYSDGKLYTRSKKRGNIRRILELLVGFGANPNILIEAHPHIGTNKLPNIVRRMRETIQERGGEVHFNQRVTDLILEGNSIKGVVTKNGDRFLSDKVILATGHSARDIFELLYHKGIEIHLKPLAVGVRVEHKQSLIDSIQYSCEDRGPFLPPSPYSIVKQIQGRGVYSFCMCPGGVIAACATKPGEVVTNGWSSSKRARPTANSGIVVELRQEDFLPFQKFGPLAAMEFQKEIEQKAWIAGGKTQTAPATRLLDFVEGKISSDLPKTSYPPGIVSADLSSVLPKFVMKALQNGFKEFNKSMKGYLTNEAVVHAPETRTSSPVSIPRDPETLEHIRIKGLYPCGEGAGYAGGIVSAAMDGIRCAQACAVSV is encoded by the coding sequence ATGACCCAAGAATTAGAACTTAGGCTTTTGCCTGAGATCGCCGAACAATCGGATCGGCTTACAGAATATATTTCCAAATCCAAAAAGATCTCTTTGTCGGATATCACACATATTGAGGTCTTAAATCATTCTATTGATGCCAGACAAAAAACTGTATTCGTTAATCTCAAAGTTCGAGTTTATATTAACGAAGAATTTGTAGCGGAACAGGTCCATCTTCCTGATTTTCCTGATGTAAAAAATTCCAAAGAAGTGATCGTTATCGGCGCTGGGCCTGCGGGTTTATTCTCTGCTTTAGAGCTCATTCAGTCCGGTTTAAAACCTATTGTTTTGGAAAGAGGAAAGGACGTTAAATCAAGGCCCAAAGATCTTCAGAATATCAATGCTCACCATATTGTGGATGAGGATTCTAATTATTGTTTCGGAGAAGGTGGGGCAGGTACTTACTCCGACGGTAAACTTTATACAAGATCCAAAAAGAGAGGAAATATCCGTCGTATCTTGGAGCTACTTGTAGGTTTTGGAGCAAATCCTAATATTCTAATAGAAGCACATCCTCATATAGGGACCAATAAACTTCCTAATATCGTTCGTAGAATGAGAGAAACTATCCAAGAAAGAGGAGGAGAAGTCCATTTCAATCAAAGAGTAACCGATCTGATCTTAGAAGGGAATTCTATTAAAGGTGTTGTCACTAAGAATGGAGATCGTTTTCTTTCCGACAAAGTAATTTTGGCCACTGGACATTCTGCTCGAGATATATTCGAATTATTATATCATAAAGGAATAGAGATCCATTTAAAACCTTTGGCTGTAGGAGTCAGGGTAGAGCATAAACAATCCTTAATAGATTCGATCCAGTACAGCTGTGAAGATAGAGGCCCCTTTCTTCCTCCTTCTCCTTATAGTATCGTAAAACAGATCCAGGGAAGGGGAGTGTATTCTTTTTGTATGTGTCCTGGAGGAGTAATTGCAGCTTGTGCCACAAAACCGGGAGAAGTTGTCACTAATGGATGGTCATCTTCCAAAAGAGCGAGGCCTACTGCAAATTCAGGGATAGTAGTGGAACTCAGACAGGAGGACTTTCTTCCATTCCAAAAGTTTGGACCTTTGGCTGCGATGGAGTTCCAGAAAGAGATAGAACAAAAGGCTTGGATTGCTGGAGGGAAAACACAAACTGCTCCGGCGACTCGACTTCTAGATTTTGTAGAAGGTAAAATTTCTTCCGATCTGCCTAAAACTTCTTATCCTCCTGGAATTGTGTCTGCGGATCTTTCTTCGGTTCTTCCTAAATTCGTAATGAAGGCTTTGCAAAACGGATTCAAAGAATTTAATAAATCCATGAAAGGATATTTAACAAACGAAGCAGTGGTTCATGCTCCCGAGACCAGGACTTCTTCTCCCGTTAGTATTCCTAGGGATCCGGAAACTTTGGAACATATCCGCATCAAAGGTTTGTATCCTTGCGGAGAAGGAGCCGGATATGCAGGTGGGATCGTATCTGCCGCGATGGACGGTATCAGATGTGCACAAGCTTGTGCGGTTAGTGTTTAG
- a CDS encoding GyrI-like domain-containing protein: protein MQGVYSNWDLEENFDFFVGAEVNPEVSAPSGLTKQILTASKYMLFTVPGNTTEKLLNAWKYIYGTWLANSEYERGSEDDFEVFDERFWDPQNPLSEIYISIR from the coding sequence ATCCAAGGCGTTTATTCTAATTGGGACTTAGAGGAGAATTTTGATTTTTTCGTAGGTGCAGAAGTAAACCCCGAGGTTTCAGCTCCTTCTGGCCTTACAAAACAAATACTAACTGCTTCGAAATATATGTTATTCACCGTTCCCGGGAATACTACTGAAAAGTTACTGAACGCTTGGAAATATATTTACGGTACATGGCTTGCAAATAGTGAATATGAAAGAGGATCGGAAGATGATTTTGAGGTTTTTGACGAAAGATTCTGGGATCCCCAAAATCCACTTTCTGAAATTTATATTTCAATTCGTTAA
- a CDS encoding DUF1801 domain-containing protein encodes MPQKKNQFQKFTNPDVAETFSEYSPSVREKLFRLRELIFETAQEIQEVGRIEEVLKWGQPSYLTPESKSGTTIRIDAIKGESKEYAIFFHCQTDLISRFRKLYPKTFHFEGNRSIIFSESSKLPEKELKQCISFALTYHSDKKKKPN; translated from the coding sequence ATGCCCCAGAAAAAGAATCAGTTCCAAAAATTCACGAATCCGGATGTGGCGGAAACATTCTCAGAATATTCCCCCTCAGTCCGAGAAAAATTATTTCGTTTGAGAGAACTTATATTCGAAACCGCGCAAGAGATCCAAGAAGTTGGGAGGATAGAAGAGGTCCTAAAATGGGGACAGCCTAGTTATCTCACTCCCGAATCCAAAAGTGGAACTACGATCCGCATAGATGCGATCAAAGGGGAATCGAAAGAATATGCGATCTTCTTTCATTGCCAAACGGATCTCATCTCCAGATTCAGAAAATTATACCCTAAAACATTTCATTTTGAAGGAAATAGAAGTATTATATTTTCAGAAAGTTCTAAGCTGCCTGAAAAGGAACTAAAACAATGTATTTCTTTTGCTTTAACTTACCATTCTGATAAAAAGAAAAAGCCGAATTAA
- a CDS encoding acyl-CoA thioesterase, with protein MARVQLDLPEKLAWSTSLNIRIYDTNFAAHLAHDKVVSLLHESRARLFKEKGFSELDVNGYGIILTDLVVEYKAEAFFGDQVRVEIGAGDFSAKGCDLYYRMIHTDGPINGKIVCNAKTGLVFMDYATRTVSNVPDIFRSWF; from the coding sequence ATGGCAAGAGTTCAACTGGATCTTCCCGAAAAATTGGCTTGGTCCACCAGCTTAAATATCAGGATCTATGATACAAATTTTGCGGCACATTTAGCTCATGATAAAGTGGTTTCTCTTTTACATGAATCCAGAGCAAGACTATTCAAAGAGAAGGGATTTTCAGAACTGGATGTGAACGGGTACGGTATTATTCTTACCGATCTGGTAGTAGAATATAAGGCAGAAGCTTTTTTTGGAGATCAGGTCCGAGTAGAGATCGGTGCTGGAGATTTCAGTGCAAAAGGTTGCGATCTGTATTATAGAATGATCCATACAGATGGACCTATTAATGGAAAAATTGTATGTAATGCCAAAACAGGTTTAGTGTTTATGGATTACGCTACCAGAACTGTAAGTAATGTCCCGGATATTTTTAGATCCTGGTTTTAA
- a CDS encoding FMN-binding glutamate synthase family protein, producing MSEELLIEYLNLIDEHAWLFWSGVAFLFLFCVFIHDIFQKKHTIKHNFPIVGHIRYLFEKIGPELRQYWVANDKEEMPFNRAERSWVYATAKMQNNNFGFGTTELLYDAGYPIIKHSAFPFSDSKAKFIEGDSSMIPSLKVMGEFRNRKKLYRPASVVNISAMSYGSLGERAVSSLDKGAKIARCYHNTGEGGLSPYHNFGADVVWQLGTGYFGARDEKGKFSLDHFLKRLDANPNVRAIEIKLSQGAKPGKGGILPGAKVTKEIAEIRGIKPGQDCISPNAHTEFDDVKSLIDFIEKLASASGLPIGIKSAVGESKFWEELASRMKETGQGPDFITIDGGEGGTGAAPLTFTDHVSLPFKVGFARVYKIFQKYEIADRVVWIGSGKLGFPDRAIVAFAMGCDLIHVAREAMMSIGCIQAQKCHTGHCPAGVATQSKWLQAGLDVELKAKRAANYIKGFRKELLSVAHACGYEHPLQFTGNDIEIGAGQNRFRTLTEVLEYERAPVKFTTMMDYTSNITALS from the coding sequence ATGTCTGAAGAACTATTAATAGAATATCTGAACTTGATAGATGAACACGCTTGGCTTTTTTGGTCGGGAGTCGCTTTCCTTTTTTTATTCTGCGTTTTTATCCATGATATATTCCAGAAAAAACATACGATCAAACATAACTTTCCGATCGTTGGCCATATCAGATATCTATTTGAAAAAATAGGACCGGAGCTCAGGCAATACTGGGTGGCAAACGATAAGGAGGAAATGCCTTTTAACAGGGCGGAGAGATCCTGGGTCTACGCCACAGCGAAGATGCAAAATAATAATTTCGGTTTTGGAACTACCGAATTATTATACGACGCAGGTTATCCTATCATCAAACATTCCGCTTTCCCCTTCTCTGACAGCAAAGCAAAGTTTATAGAAGGTGATAGTTCTATGATCCCTTCTCTCAAAGTGATGGGAGAATTCAGGAACAGAAAAAAATTATATAGACCTGCATCAGTTGTAAACATCTCCGCAATGTCTTATGGATCTTTAGGAGAAAGAGCAGTATCTTCCTTAGACAAAGGCGCAAAGATCGCACGTTGTTATCATAATACGGGAGAAGGTGGACTTTCTCCTTATCATAATTTCGGTGCAGATGTTGTATGGCAATTAGGAACAGGATATTTCGGTGCAAGGGACGAAAAAGGTAAATTTTCCTTAGATCATTTCTTAAAACGTTTAGATGCAAATCCGAATGTGAGAGCAATTGAGATCAAACTTTCTCAAGGTGCAAAACCCGGGAAAGGAGGGATTCTACCTGGTGCGAAGGTAACCAAAGAGATCGCAGAGATCAGAGGGATTAAACCTGGGCAGGATTGTATTTCGCCTAATGCGCATACTGAATTCGACGATGTAAAAAGCCTGATCGATTTTATAGAAAAATTAGCATCTGCTTCGGGTCTTCCGATAGGGATTAAAAGTGCAGTGGGAGAATCTAAGTTTTGGGAGGAACTTGCGAGTAGGATGAAAGAAACAGGACAAGGTCCTGATTTCATCACGATCGATGGAGGAGAAGGAGGAACAGGAGCGGCACCATTAACTTTTACCGATCACGTTTCTCTTCCCTTTAAGGTGGGATTTGCTAGAGTATATAAGATTTTTCAAAAGTACGAAATTGCCGATAGAGTTGTATGGATCGGAAGTGGAAAATTAGGTTTTCCGGACAGAGCCATAGTTGCATTCGCTATGGGTTGTGATCTAATCCACGTAGCAAGAGAGGCCATGATGTCTATAGGTTGTATCCAAGCACAAAAATGTCATACAGGCCATTGCCCAGCAGGAGTAGCCACACAAAGTAAATGGCTACAGGCAGGTTTGGATGTGGAGTTAAAAGCAAAACGTGCGGCAAACTATATCAAAGGGTTTAGAAAAGAATTATTATCTGTGGCTCATGCATGCGGATACGAACATCCGCTTCAATTTACTGGGAACGATATAGAGATCGGAGCGGGTCAAAATAGATTCAGGACCCTGACTGAAGTTTTGGAATACGAAAGAGCTCCTGTAAAATTCACCACAATGATGGATTATACGAGCAATATCACTGCACTCAGTTAG
- a CDS encoding UDP-2,3-diacylglucosamine diphosphatase yields the protein MKFRRGRLYDAFFISDIHYLLNKKIKSHKHKELFQLLDHLNKKEVRFDNLYLVGDIIENWFFSADRRLQRVKGKKRFNKLFERLDRLSSGNGKKYYIIGNHDTTSYLMRLTPKVEHYLIERGWIICEKAENETLIAIHGHQGQYNKFTWMGSILVLRILHIFASALPALFKFSENFYHKHLNRQDPSTVEEALHYYQKLSKLTHQDKKVLISGHTHDFLCIPKMNIINTGDWVKSNSFVIQDGKKFSGIRMTARKEFKKEFVLHV from the coding sequence ATGAAATTTCGAAGAGGAAGACTTTACGACGCGTTTTTCATTTCGGACATCCATTATCTTCTGAACAAGAAGATCAAATCCCATAAGCACAAAGAGCTCTTCCAATTACTGGATCATCTGAATAAAAAGGAAGTCAGATTCGACAATCTATACCTTGTCGGGGACATTATTGAAAACTGGTTTTTCAGCGCGGATAGAAGGTTACAAAGAGTAAAAGGCAAAAAAAGATTTAATAAACTTTTCGAACGTTTGGATCGGCTCTCTTCCGGGAACGGGAAAAAATATTATATTATTGGGAACCATGATACCACTTCTTACCTGATGAGACTTACCCCTAAGGTAGAACATTATCTGATTGAAAGAGGTTGGATCATCTGTGAAAAGGCAGAGAATGAAACTCTGATCGCTATCCATGGACACCAAGGACAGTACAATAAATTTACCTGGATGGGCTCCATTCTTGTCTTAAGAATCCTTCATATATTCGCGTCCGCTCTTCCTGCATTATTCAAATTTTCAGAAAACTTCTACCATAAACATTTAAACAGACAAGACCCAAGCACAGTAGAAGAGGCATTACATTATTACCAAAAACTTTCCAAACTTACTCACCAAGATAAGAAGGTTTTGATCTCGGGTCATACCCATGATTTCTTATGTATCCCCAAAATGAATATTATCAATACTGGGGATTGGGTGAAGAGTAATAGTTTCGTAATCCAGGATGGCAAAAAATTTTCAGGAATTAGGATGACTGCAAGAAAAGAATTCAAAAAAGAATTCGTCTTACATGTTTGA
- a CDS encoding porin: MKARYPIFTLLFFLFSQSVNAESIKSVKKKKVRQRQTESSEKNPNSQQELQEHILTSMGFGKGLSFETSDKQNFLNMRVRFQERAVETIRQEEGEKQTEGLEFQARRARLVFSGNFLGKDWQYYVQLSFSNLDMEEDRPVPLRDASLSYTKFDNANIKVGQMKVPFNRQRFISDGLQEFVDRTVTNEELNLDRDVGVLVSSSNLFGWNCLGYSAGVFGGEGRNRSANSSGVLTSGKLTYYPLGVFSDNGEPDLEHSAKPKLAISVAGANNQNTNRELSTHGETYQFARFDYTNTGAEFLFQWKGFSASGEYLTRKANSPFMEKEIGNRTLTEYSRSVKGGFFQLGYLFKNNLGVALRYSEYRPWGKTDPKLTYSRERGLAVSYYLKDHNLKIQADYAYLEGGYVDSLGSHRIRAQIQVFL, translated from the coding sequence ATGAAAGCTCGCTATCCAATTTTCACACTTCTATTCTTTCTGTTTTCCCAATCCGTAAATGCGGAGTCGATCAAATCGGTTAAAAAGAAGAAGGTCCGGCAACGCCAAACCGAAAGCTCCGAAAAAAATCCAAATTCACAGCAAGAATTACAGGAACATATTCTGACTAGTATGGGTTTCGGAAAAGGACTCTCTTTCGAAACTTCCGATAAACAAAACTTCCTGAATATGAGAGTCCGTTTTCAAGAAAGAGCAGTCGAAACAATTCGCCAAGAAGAAGGAGAAAAACAAACGGAAGGTTTGGAATTCCAGGCAAGAAGAGCAAGGCTTGTGTTTTCAGGAAATTTTTTAGGCAAAGATTGGCAATATTACGTTCAATTATCTTTTTCTAATTTAGATATGGAAGAAGATAGACCTGTTCCTTTAAGGGATGCTTCTCTATCTTATACAAAATTTGATAATGCAAATATTAAAGTCGGACAAATGAAAGTCCCTTTCAATCGCCAAAGATTCATTTCAGATGGTCTGCAAGAATTTGTGGATAGAACCGTTACGAATGAAGAATTGAATCTGGATAGGGACGTTGGTGTTTTAGTATCTTCTTCTAATCTATTTGGATGGAATTGTTTAGGATATTCCGCGGGGGTTTTTGGGGGAGAAGGAAGAAATAGGAGCGCTAACTCAAGCGGGGTGCTAACTAGCGGAAAACTTACCTATTATCCTTTGGGAGTTTTTTCAGATAACGGAGAACCGGATCTGGAACATTCTGCAAAACCAAAACTTGCTATCTCTGTCGCAGGTGCAAATAACCAAAATACAAATCGCGAACTTTCTACCCATGGAGAAACTTACCAATTTGCAAGATTCGATTACACGAATACCGGAGCAGAGTTTTTATTCCAATGGAAAGGTTTTTCTGCTTCCGGAGAATATCTGACCAGAAAGGCAAACTCCCCTTTTATGGAAAAAGAGATCGGGAACAGAACGCTAACGGAATATTCCAGATCCGTAAAGGGAGGATTTTTCCAACTAGGTTATCTTTTTAAAAATAATCTAGGAGTGGCGCTTAGGTATTCGGAATACAGACCTTGGGGAAAAACAGATCCAAAACTTACTTATTCTAGAGAAAGAGGCCTCGCAGTTTCCTATTATCTCAAAGATCATAATTTGAAAATACAAGCTGATTATGCGTATTTGGAAGGGGGATATGTGGATAGTTTAGGCTCTCACAGGATCCGGGCCCAGATACAGGTATTTTTATAA
- a CDS encoding DoxX family protein, translated as MPVLTQTVKNRLSTILSVFSALVFLQTLFFKFTGQDESVHIFSTLGIEPWGRIGTGSVEFFVAALLIFPASRFVGALVGFGLMIGAVLSHLLFLGIVVDDDGGLLFALAVSVLVSCIIILNLEWDHRPPT; from the coding sequence ATGCCGGTTTTGACCCAAACAGTAAAGAATCGATTGTCCACGATACTTTCCGTTTTTTCGGCTCTTGTATTTTTGCAGACCTTATTTTTTAAATTCACCGGGCAAGACGAATCAGTACATATCTTTTCCACTCTGGGGATAGAACCTTGGGGAAGGATCGGAACCGGTTCAGTCGAATTTTTTGTAGCAGCACTTTTGATTTTCCCAGCATCCAGATTCGTCGGGGCCTTAGTAGGTTTTGGATTAATGATCGGGGCTGTTTTATCTCATCTTCTATTTTTAGGAATAGTGGTAGATGATGATGGGGGATTATTATTCGCTTTGGCAGTTAGCGTCCTTGTTTCTTGCATCATTATACTGAATCTAGAGTGGGACCATAGGCCTCCGACCTAG
- a CDS encoding AMP-dependent synthetase/ligase: MEPLKLPFLNSQTLYWTLKSSTDTFKEHPAQFFKPDGKTYKSLNFKELGDIVTRIGLGLVSIGVKKGENVGLIADSGHRWIWASMGITNIGSVDVPRGTDSTLEDLIYILNHSKAEVCFAGNSEVVRKISSSSSSFPHLKTVILFESSHLSEQRHPFKLLHLDDLISLGDRWIQEKGELEFHSRGESIQESDLATIVYTSGTTGRPKGVMLTHRNIVFNVNMSLALDDVRITPEDRTMAYLPPWHIAERLIETACVRAGASEAFTSISSLGQDLQDIKPTFLLSVPRVWESFYNKVQDKLKDASPIAKTIFKTFQSVANSYYKYKSRLLGLEFALNPRSFFGEFFHRMSGLVGTFFWFVPNILAQLLFSKIRKSLGGKLKFAISGAGALPEYIDRFFNSIGIPILEGYGMTETSGASTRRRLDRITVGTLGKCIPGVEIKILDEKGEEIHKPGVKGIAWHKGGHIMQGYYLDPEKTAETMKDGWLNSGDLLLWTSQGELKYAGRAKDTIVLLGGENLEPEPIEFALTQSELILQAMIVGHDQKTLSALLVPDWEVLDKQLRDWKSRLLQEIADPNSDPDVRELFKKEIKERVSSKNGFKNFEKVSNFYLLPKKFEPGDELTMTMKVKRNVVSDKYKNQINELFR, encoded by the coding sequence ATGGAACCTCTCAAACTCCCCTTTCTAAATTCTCAGACATTATATTGGACTTTAAAGTCTTCTACAGATACTTTTAAAGAGCATCCTGCTCAATTCTTTAAACCGGATGGTAAAACTTATAAATCCTTAAACTTTAAAGAGTTGGGTGATATAGTTACTAGGATCGGTTTGGGTCTTGTATCTATTGGAGTTAAAAAAGGAGAGAATGTAGGTCTGATCGCCGATTCCGGGCATCGTTGGATTTGGGCGAGTATGGGGATTACGAATATCGGAAGTGTGGATGTGCCTAGAGGAACCGATTCCACACTCGAAGATCTGATCTATATTTTAAACCATTCAAAGGCAGAAGTTTGTTTTGCAGGAAATTCGGAAGTGGTTCGTAAGATCAGTTCTTCCTCCTCTTCATTTCCTCATTTAAAGACCGTTATTCTTTTTGAATCTTCTCATCTTTCCGAACAACGACATCCATTTAAACTTTTGCATCTAGATGATCTAATCTCTTTAGGAGACAGATGGATCCAAGAAAAAGGAGAATTAGAATTTCATTCTAGAGGAGAATCCATTCAAGAATCGGATCTTGCTACTATAGTTTATACTTCCGGGACTACAGGTCGTCCGAAGGGAGTGATGCTTACTCATAGAAACATAGTGTTTAACGTAAATATGTCTTTGGCCTTGGATGATGTTCGTATCACTCCAGAAGATAGAACCATGGCTTATCTTCCACCTTGGCATATTGCAGAAAGATTGATTGAGACTGCTTGTGTTCGAGCAGGAGCTTCGGAAGCATTTACATCCATCTCTAGTTTGGGACAGGATCTGCAGGATATCAAACCTACATTCCTTCTTTCCGTACCTAGAGTTTGGGAAAGTTTTTACAATAAGGTACAGGATAAACTAAAAGACGCTTCCCCCATAGCTAAAACTATTTTCAAAACTTTCCAATCAGTAGCAAATTCTTATTATAAATATAAGAGCAGGCTTTTGGGTTTGGAGTTTGCATTAAATCCAAGATCATTCTTTGGAGAGTTTTTCCATAGAATGAGCGGACTAGTCGGAACATTCTTCTGGTTTGTTCCAAATATACTTGCTCAATTATTATTTTCTAAAATACGAAAAAGCCTGGGTGGAAAATTAAAATTTGCGATCTCCGGAGCGGGAGCGCTTCCGGAATACATAGACAGATTTTTTAATTCTATAGGAATTCCTATTTTAGAAGGATATGGAATGACTGAGACTAGCGGAGCTTCTACCAGAAGAAGGTTAGATCGGATCACAGTTGGCACCTTGGGAAAATGTATACCGGGAGTGGAGATCAAGATCTTAGATGAAAAGGGAGAAGAGATTCACAAACCTGGAGTGAAAGGGATCGCTTGGCATAAAGGCGGTCATATCATGCAGGGATATTATCTAGATCCGGAAAAAACTGCAGAGACGATGAAGGACGGCTGGTTGAATTCAGGGGACCTTCTTCTTTGGACCTCTCAGGGAGAATTAAAATACGCAGGAAGGGCCAAGGACACAATCGTACTTTTGGGTGGAGAAAATTTGGAACCTGAGCCGATCGAATTCGCTCTTACCCAAAGTGAATTGATCTTACAGGCGATGATAGTAGGCCATGACCAAAAAACGTTAAGTGCACTTTTGGTCCCCGATTGGGAAGTTTTGGACAAACAATTACGCGACTGGAAGTCCAGATTATTACAAGAAATTGCCGATCCGAATTCCGATCCGGATGTTAGAGAATTATTCAAAAAAGAGATTAAAGAGAGAGTTTCCTCTAAAAACGGTTTTAAAAATTTCGAAAAAGTATCTAATTTTTACCTTCTACCGAAAAAATTCGAACCTGGAGACGAGTTAACCATGACTATGAAGGTGAAAAGGAACGTCGTCTCGGACAAATATAAGAATCAAATTAATGAATTATTCAGATAA